A part of Liolophura sinensis isolate JHLJ2023 chromosome 1, CUHK_Ljap_v2, whole genome shotgun sequence genomic DNA contains:
- the LOC135481720 gene encoding small ribosomal subunit protein eS4-like, translating to MGYRGLRKHMKRLTAPKHWMLDKLGGVFAPRASTGPHKLRECLPLIVFLRNRLKYALTYTEVKKIVKQRLIKVDGKVRTDMGFPGGFMDVITIEKTAENFRLIYDVKGRFTVHRIKPEEAKYKLCKVRRVQTGPKGVPLLYTHDGRTIRYPDPLIKVNDTVLLDIATSKIKDFIKFDSGNLCMITGGHNLGRVGTITHRERHPGSFDIVHVKDSLGHSFATRLSYVFVIGKGSKPWVSLPRGKGVRLSIAEERDRRLAAKQSQ from the exons ATG GGTTACCGAGGGCTGAGGAAGCATATGAAGCGCCTTACGGCGCCCAAACATTGGATGCTGGATAAACTGGGTGGTGTCTTT GCCCCTAGAGCAAGCACTGGCCCACACAAGCTGAGGGAGTGCCTTCCCTTGATTGTGTTCCTCCGTAACAGGCTAAAATATGCTCTGACCTACACTGAGGTGAAGAAGATTGTGAAACAGAGACTGATCAAGGTTGACGGCAAGGTCCGCACTGATATGGGATTTCCTGGTGGATTTATGG ATGTTATCACCATTGAAAAGACCGCAGAGAACTTCAGATTGATCTACGACGTGAAAGGACGATTCACAGTTcacagaataaaaccagaagagGCAAAG TACAAGCTGTGTAAAGTTCGGCGTGTTCAGACTGGCCCCAAGGGAGTGCCCCTGCTGTACACCCACGACGGGCGCACCATCCGTTATCCCGACCCTCTGATCAAGGTCAATGACACAGTTCTCCTGGACATTGCCACAAGCAAAATCAAGGACTTCATCAAGTTCGATTCAG GAAACTTGTGCATGATCACTGGCGGTCATAACTTGGGACGAGTGGGTACTATCACCCACAGAGAGAGGCATCCAGGATCATTTGACATTGTTCATGTCAAGGACAGTCTGGGACACTCATTTGCTACCAG ATTGAGCTATGTGTTTGTGATCGGGAAAGGAAGCAAACCGTGGGTGTCCCTGCCCCGTGGTAAGGGAGTCCGGCTGTCTATCGCTGAGGAGAGAGACAGGAGACTGGCAGCCAAACAATCACAGTAA